The following are from one region of the bacterium genome:
- a CDS encoding enoyl-CoA hydratase-related protein, with protein MADTIIERKDGLVTLTFDRAERKNAINAEIWSDLDRVLAEVTRNPEDRALLIRGAGDNFSSGADLGGGLRTDGEPKGLTGGPPQAILHEMRIVGDLINRLHHLPKPTLAVVDGVAAGVALGLVLACDLAIATDRARFCEIFVKRGLALDGGTSWSLPRVIGLRRAKQMAFFGDMLSAQEALDFGLVNEVVAPGELDALADQWGQRLAKAPTTAIGMIKRLLDSSTSHTFEQATEEEARCQHISFTTEDMHEGMRAFMERRDPEFTGR; from the coding sequence TTGGCTGATACGATCATCGAACGCAAGGATGGACTCGTCACGTTGACGTTCGACCGCGCGGAACGGAAGAACGCAATCAACGCGGAGATCTGGAGCGACCTGGACCGGGTCCTCGCCGAGGTCACGCGGAACCCGGAGGATCGTGCCCTCCTGATCCGGGGCGCTGGCGACAACTTCTCCTCGGGCGCCGACCTCGGCGGAGGCCTCCGGACCGACGGCGAGCCGAAGGGCCTGACCGGGGGCCCGCCCCAGGCGATCCTTCACGAGATGCGGATCGTCGGCGATCTCATCAACCGCCTGCACCATCTCCCCAAGCCCACCCTCGCCGTCGTCGACGGCGTCGCGGCGGGGGTCGCCCTCGGGCTGGTGCTGGCGTGCGACCTCGCGATCGCCACCGATCGCGCGCGCTTCTGCGAGATCTTCGTGAAGCGGGGGCTCGCGCTCGACGGCGGGACTTCGTGGTCGCTCCCGCGCGTGATCGGATTGCGAAGGGCCAAGCAGATGGCCTTCTTCGGCGACATGCTCTCCGCACAGGAGGCCCTCGACTTCGGCCTCGTCAACGAAGTGGTCGCGCCCGGGGAGCTCGACGCGCTGGCCGACCAGTGGGGCCAGCGGCTCGCAAAGGCCCCGACGACGGCGATCGGCATGATCAAGCGGCTCCTCGACTCGAGCACGTCGCACACCTTCGAGCAGGCGACGGAGGAAGAGGCGCGCTGCCAGCACATCTCCTTCACGACCGAAGACATGCACGAAGGCATGCGTGCCTTCATGGAGCGACGGGATCCCGAGTTCACCGGACGCTGA
- a CDS encoding CoA transferase produces MLDIMKGIRVLEVAEHTFVPAASGVLADWGADVIKVEHAERGDAMRGLAQTGVVSFGSNVHVLNEHSNRGKRSIGIDLSTPEGRDVLYALAKTADVFLTNKTVPVLEKLRIGVDDIRERNPRIIYTRGTAFGPRGPDASKGGYDSTAFWSRAGSAANCTPSGAEGVIGQPGPAYGDSIGGMTIAGGIAAALLKRERTGEASVVDVSLFSAGIWAAGPAMAMSLQSGQPLAAPPLGHHAAVTNPLVGTFRTKDDRWLQLVMLQAFAYFADFCAHIERPDLVDDPRFGTAEKLAENAGHAVEIFREALAGKTLAEWTERFQTLRGQWAPVQNSLEVGSDPQARAMGYLAASATADGTPFELPASPVQFDEQPTATRRSPDFNEHGDEILEEIGLDMEAIIALRMKGAVT; encoded by the coding sequence ATGCTCGACATCATGAAGGGAATCCGCGTCCTCGAGGTCGCGGAGCACACGTTCGTCCCCGCCGCGTCCGGCGTCCTCGCCGACTGGGGGGCCGACGTGATCAAGGTGGAACACGCCGAGCGTGGCGACGCGATGCGCGGCCTCGCCCAGACCGGAGTCGTCTCCTTCGGATCGAACGTCCACGTCCTGAACGAACACAGCAACCGGGGGAAGCGCAGCATCGGGATCGACCTCTCGACACCGGAGGGACGCGACGTCCTCTATGCCCTCGCGAAGACGGCGGACGTGTTCCTGACCAACAAGACGGTCCCGGTCCTCGAGAAGCTCCGGATCGGCGTCGACGACATCCGCGAACGGAATCCGCGGATCATCTACACGCGCGGGACCGCCTTCGGTCCGCGCGGGCCGGACGCCAGCAAGGGCGGCTACGACTCGACCGCCTTCTGGTCGCGCGCGGGTAGCGCCGCCAACTGCACGCCGAGCGGCGCGGAGGGCGTGATCGGCCAGCCCGGCCCCGCCTATGGCGACTCGATCGGGGGCATGACCATCGCCGGGGGGATCGCGGCTGCGCTCCTGAAGCGCGAGCGAACCGGAGAGGCGTCCGTGGTCGACGTCTCGCTCTTCTCCGCGGGCATCTGGGCTGCGGGCCCGGCGATGGCCATGTCGCTGCAATCGGGCCAACCGCTCGCAGCGCCGCCGCTGGGCCACCACGCCGCCGTCACGAATCCGCTGGTCGGCACGTTCCGCACGAAGGACGATCGCTGGCTCCAGCTCGTCATGCTGCAGGCCTTCGCCTACTTCGCGGACTTCTGCGCGCATATCGAGCGCCCCGACCTGGTCGACGATCCCCGCTTCGGGACGGCCGAGAAGCTCGCGGAGAACGCCGGCCATGCGGTCGAGATCTTCCGCGAAGCGCTCGCCGGCAAGACCCTGGCCGAATGGACGGAACGATTCCAGACGCTCCGCGGCCAGTGGGCGCCCGTACAGAATTCGCTCGAGGTGGGAAGCGATCCCCAGGCGCGCGCGATGGGCTACCTCGCGGCCTCGGCGACCGCCGACGGAACGCCCTTCGAGCTCCCCGCGAGCCCCGTCCAGTTCGACGAGCAGCCGACAGCGACGCGACGCTCGCCCGACTTCAACGAGCACGGAGACGAGATCCTCGAAGAGATCGGTCTCGACATGGAGGCGATCATCGCACTCCGCATGAAGGGCGCGGTCACGTGA
- a CDS encoding nuclear transport factor 2 family protein, translating to MERWQLDAREQIRDLVARYNASGDSGRFDEMLALFAEDAVMEIPTGVCTGRGEIRAFFEGVAANTDAEGGGQARFVRHFTSTHQIDLLDPDRARGRAYYLVLTDAGLDHWGRYVDEYRRVDDRWLFARRAATLEGAVPGGWGERNRAGRAE from the coding sequence TTGGAGCGATGGCAACTCGACGCGCGGGAGCAGATTCGCGATCTCGTGGCGCGATACAACGCGAGCGGAGACAGCGGTCGTTTCGACGAGATGCTGGCCCTCTTCGCGGAGGACGCCGTGATGGAGATTCCGACCGGCGTATGCACGGGGCGGGGCGAGATCCGCGCCTTCTTCGAAGGCGTCGCCGCGAACACCGACGCGGAGGGCGGCGGACAGGCGCGCTTCGTCCGTCACTTCACGTCGACGCATCAGATCGACCTTCTCGACCCCGACCGTGCTCGAGGCCGCGCCTACTATCTGGTTCTCACCGACGCGGGACTCGACCATTGGGGCCGCTACGTCGACGAGTACCGCCGGGTCGACGACCGCTGGCTCTTCGCCCGGCGGGCGGCCACGCTCGAAGGCGCCGTGCCGGGCGGCTGGGGCGAGCGCAATCGCGCGGGACGCGCGGAATGA
- a CDS encoding LLM class F420-dependent oxidoreductase — translation MNFMFPYPEMHGVDDDMLSSGGVAEVAVALERAGWDGFAFTEHPAPSARWLEAGGHQTLDPFVALAGAATVTTRIKLLTYLAVLPYRNPLLLAKTAATVDRLSKGRFILGAGTGYLKGEFRALGVDIDARNALFDEALDVLPLHWSGEPFSYEGATWSARDVIGRPRPHQDPIPIWLGGNAKITLDRVARRCQGWMPLVGPDAMYATTRTPNPGTESEIGTTIARLERDAADRDVKLDFVLSYADPSIQQPTRDVERHREAFGRLAEAGVTWTVVSHSPDDPAKILDFIEAFGATYGPQ, via the coding sequence ATGAACTTCATGTTTCCCTATCCCGAGATGCACGGCGTCGACGACGACATGCTGTCCTCCGGCGGCGTCGCGGAGGTGGCGGTCGCGCTCGAACGGGCGGGCTGGGACGGATTCGCCTTCACGGAGCACCCGGCGCCGAGTGCGCGATGGCTCGAGGCCGGCGGACACCAGACCCTCGACCCCTTCGTGGCCCTCGCCGGCGCCGCCACGGTCACCACGCGGATCAAGCTGCTCACCTACCTGGCGGTACTTCCCTACCGGAATCCGCTCCTGCTCGCGAAGACCGCCGCCACCGTCGACCGTCTGTCCAAGGGACGTTTCATCCTGGGCGCCGGCACGGGCTACCTGAAGGGAGAGTTCCGCGCACTCGGCGTCGACATCGACGCGCGAAACGCGCTTTTCGACGAGGCCCTCGACGTCCTCCCGTTGCACTGGAGCGGGGAGCCCTTCAGCTACGAGGGCGCGACGTGGAGCGCCCGCGACGTCATCGGGCGCCCCCGCCCCCATCAGGATCCGATCCCGATCTGGCTCGGCGGCAACGCGAAGATCACCCTCGACCGCGTCGCGCGTCGCTGCCAGGGATGGATGCCGCTCGTGGGTCCGGACGCGATGTACGCGACCACCCGCACGCCGAATCCAGGGACCGAGAGTGAGATCGGCACCACGATCGCCCGTCTCGAGCGCGACGCGGCGGACCGCGACGTGAAGCTCGACTTCGTCCTCTCCTACGCCGACCCTTCGATCCAGCAGCCCACGCGCGACGTCGAGCGGCACCGGGAGGCGTTCGGCCGCCTCGCCGAAGCGGGCGTCACGTGGACCGTCGTGTCGCATTCGCCGGACGACCCGGCGAAGATCCTCGACTTCATCGAAGCATTCGGCGCCACCTACGGCCCGCAGTAG
- a CDS encoding SDR family oxidoreductase: MRLANKVAVITGGTKGIGRTTAIMMAAQGAKVAFTGRTVEAGREVEDRIREAGGTGMFVRADNRREDEIENAIASAVDAFGPITTLMNNAIATDEVSGGGDDHVDSIEFEVLDSIVRAALYGTIWATKYAIPSMREAGGGSIINVSASSSVGAIPGRPAYQASKGAINALTRQLAVDYGKQNIRANTIVVGFTNTGSETFERILSDPARRAAFERLVLLPRLGESEDVAHGAIYLASDESKNVTGTMLTIDGGALCHQAQPQLDFEALRES, from the coding sequence GTGAGACTCGCGAACAAGGTCGCCGTGATCACCGGCGGCACGAAGGGCATCGGCCGGACGACCGCCATCATGATGGCCGCACAGGGCGCGAAGGTCGCCTTCACGGGCCGCACGGTCGAAGCGGGACGGGAGGTCGAGGACCGGATTCGCGAGGCCGGCGGGACCGGGATGTTCGTCCGCGCCGACAACCGACGCGAGGACGAGATCGAGAACGCCATCGCGTCGGCCGTAGACGCCTTCGGCCCGATCACGACCCTGATGAACAACGCGATCGCGACCGACGAGGTGAGCGGCGGAGGCGACGACCACGTGGACTCGATCGAGTTCGAGGTCCTCGACTCGATCGTCCGCGCCGCTCTCTACGGCACGATCTGGGCCACCAAGTACGCGATCCCTTCCATGCGCGAAGCAGGCGGCGGCTCGATCATCAACGTCTCCGCCTCCTCGAGCGTCGGGGCGATCCCGGGACGCCCCGCCTATCAGGCGTCGAAGGGCGCGATCAACGCCCTGACGCGCCAGCTGGCCGTCGACTACGGCAAGCAGAACATCCGCGCGAACACGATCGTCGTCGGCTTCACGAACACGGGGAGCGAAACCTTCGAGCGGATCCTCTCGGACCCGGCCCGGCGCGCCGCCTTCGAGCGGCTGGTGCTGCTTCCCCGACTCGGCGAGTCCGAGGACGTGGCGCACGGCGCGATCTACCTCGCCTCGGACGAGTCGAAGAACGTGACCGGCACGATGCTGACCATCGACGGCGGCGCGCTCTGCCATCAGGCGCAGCCGCAGCTGGACTTCGAGGCGCTGCGAGAATCATGA
- a CDS encoding pantoate--beta-alanine ligase, protein MQILEKVSEVRALMEEARSQGRTIGVMGTSGRMHEGHLSLVRQAIAENDVAVMFWLGDLRFSWAGGEKVPGLYDRDWETDRALCESTGIEYVYLPDSDDYMPQRPVTLTLVPSLATGCPRMEEPAHLDEVTTATAKLWGIFGRMRYYSGEKDWQQLAMFKRMAVDLSTEVEVIGCPVARESDGLAMSSRNVKLTPEERERASGLYLALQEGAAAIEAGERSPGAVEALMQDRLAGIGDPLYVHCVDAETLQPMETLRGAIRLIASVQIGVVPLVDNIGVDVGVDV, encoded by the coding sequence TTGCAGATTCTCGAGAAGGTCAGCGAAGTTCGTGCGCTGATGGAGGAGGCCCGCTCGCAGGGTCGCACCATCGGCGTGATGGGGACCAGCGGGCGCATGCACGAGGGACATCTCTCGCTCGTGCGACAGGCGATCGCGGAGAACGACGTCGCCGTGATGTTCTGGCTGGGCGACCTGCGTTTCTCGTGGGCGGGTGGAGAGAAGGTTCCGGGTCTCTACGACCGGGACTGGGAGACGGATCGAGCGCTCTGCGAGTCGACCGGGATCGAGTACGTCTACCTGCCCGACAGCGACGACTACATGCCGCAGCGGCCGGTGACGCTGACCCTCGTCCCGAGCCTCGCGACGGGCTGCCCGCGCATGGAGGAGCCCGCCCACCTCGACGAGGTGACGACGGCGACGGCCAAGCTCTGGGGCATCTTCGGACGCATGCGGTACTACTCCGGTGAGAAGGACTGGCAGCAGCTCGCCATGTTCAAGCGGATGGCCGTCGATCTCTCGACCGAGGTCGAGGTGATCGGCTGCCCCGTCGCTCGGGAGAGCGATGGTCTCGCCATGTCGAGTCGGAACGTCAAGCTCACGCCCGAGGAACGCGAGCGGGCGAGCGGCCTCTATCTGGCGCTTCAGGAGGGCGCGGCCGCGATCGAAGCGGGCGAGCGTTCCCCCGGCGCCGTGGAGGCCTTGATGCAGGATCGGCTCGCGGGGATCGGCGACCCCCTCTACGTCCACTGCGTCGATGCGGAGACACTCCAGCCGATGGAGACGCTCCGGGGGGCGATCCGCTTGATCGCGTCCGTCCAGATCGGCGTCGTGCCGCTCGTCGACAACATCGGCGTCGACGTCGGCGTCGACGTCTGA
- a CDS encoding SDR family oxidoreductase, giving the protein MDLGLEGAAVCVQGGSKGMGRAAAEAFARDGARVAVLARGREALDDTVERLRSLGSPDAFGVSVDLVDAAAIDAAFAEIGERFGGRLNTLVNAAGPGGGSQVPFYDLPDAEWAEAFEIGALSAVRCTRAALPMLRAAEWARVVNVSAHSTKRQTAILAAYSAAKSAMTSVSKNMSLALGPEEILVNTISPGSFASEGFKSAMALLPPERGLDPSDLYDCMRWISEDFGHPAHLPRAGDPAEIGAVIAFVGSRANSYMTGANINVDGGSDFT; this is encoded by the coding sequence ATGGATCTCGGACTCGAAGGCGCGGCGGTCTGCGTGCAGGGCGGGAGCAAGGGCATGGGCCGTGCCGCGGCGGAGGCCTTCGCGCGCGATGGCGCCCGGGTCGCCGTCCTGGCGCGAGGGCGAGAAGCCTTGGACGACACGGTCGAGCGTCTTCGATCGCTCGGGAGCCCGGACGCGTTCGGCGTGTCCGTCGACCTGGTCGACGCCGCCGCGATCGACGCGGCGTTCGCCGAGATCGGTGAGCGCTTCGGTGGCCGGTTGAACACGCTCGTGAACGCGGCGGGGCCGGGCGGTGGCTCCCAGGTCCCGTTCTACGACCTGCCCGACGCGGAGTGGGCGGAGGCCTTCGAGATCGGTGCGCTCTCCGCGGTGCGGTGCACGCGCGCCGCGCTCCCGATGTTGCGTGCCGCCGAATGGGCGCGCGTCGTGAACGTCTCCGCGCACTCGACGAAGCGGCAGACGGCGATCCTCGCTGCCTATTCCGCGGCGAAGAGCGCGATGACGAGCGTCAGCAAGAACATGTCCCTCGCGCTCGGGCCGGAGGAGATCCTCGTGAACACGATCTCTCCGGGCTCCTTCGCCTCGGAAGGCTTCAAGTCGGCGATGGCCCTGCTGCCGCCCGAACGCGGGCTCGACCCGTCCGACCTCTACGACTGCATGCGCTGGATCAGCGAGGATTTCGGTCACCCCGCACACCTGCCCCGGGCGGGCGACCCGGCGGAGATCGGCGCCGTGATCGCGTTCGTCGGCTCGCGCGCGAACTCCTACATGACCGGCGCGAACATCAACGTCGACGGCGGCTCGGACTTCACGTAG
- a CDS encoding Rieske 2Fe-2S domain-containing protein, whose translation MEVPFTWKPTGWFQIGWSTDYPSDEAVPIRYFGEDLVAYRTEDGTLRVLEAHCKHMGAHLGHGGRVEGDCIRCPFHGWQWGHDGANTAIPDQPRPNRSRRLRVWPAMEQHGLAFLWHDPDGKPPAWEMPNIFGCYPEFTAPPDDYYPPITKRNPNEPVHPQIVLENSADSAHFEFVHHATVTPRLLHWSYDEHLWDFVAGYPDTRSDDPDAMRMKLYSKLFGLGGAISIFDGRRNHRMTFTTTPVENGASDMFYTIWWPREPGDTGDTLPPGAREAVDQQFLTTVDDDLRIWRNQKWVEKPAYSPVDAEGYIAFREWAQRFYDLPPES comes from the coding sequence ATGGAGGTTCCGTTCACCTGGAAACCGACCGGTTGGTTCCAGATCGGCTGGTCGACGGACTACCCGAGCGATGAAGCCGTCCCGATCCGCTATTTCGGCGAGGATCTCGTCGCCTACCGAACCGAGGACGGCACGCTCCGCGTCCTCGAGGCCCACTGCAAGCACATGGGTGCGCACCTGGGACACGGCGGAAGGGTCGAGGGAGACTGCATCCGCTGCCCCTTCCACGGCTGGCAGTGGGGACACGACGGCGCGAACACCGCGATCCCCGATCAGCCACGACCGAATCGATCGCGCCGTCTCCGCGTCTGGCCCGCGATGGAGCAGCACGGCCTCGCGTTTCTCTGGCACGACCCGGACGGGAAGCCGCCGGCCTGGGAGATGCCCAACATCTTCGGCTGCTATCCCGAGTTCACCGCACCGCCGGACGACTACTATCCACCCATCACCAAGCGGAACCCGAACGAGCCCGTCCACCCGCAGATCGTGCTCGAGAACTCCGCGGACAGCGCGCACTTCGAATTCGTCCACCACGCGACGGTGACACCCCGCCTGCTCCACTGGTCCTACGACGAGCACCTCTGGGACTTCGTCGCCGGCTACCCCGACACACGAAGCGACGATCCCGACGCGATGCGGATGAAGCTCTACAGCAAGCTCTTCGGTCTCGGCGGCGCGATCTCGATCTTCGATGGCCGCCGGAACCACCGCATGACCTTCACGACGACCCCGGTCGAGAACGGCGCGTCGGACATGTTCTACACGATCTGGTGGCCGCGGGAGCCGGGCGACACGGGGGACACGCTTCCGCCCGGCGCGCGGGAAGCCGTCGACCAGCAGTTCCTGACGACCGTGGACGACGATCTCCGCATCTGGCGCAACCAGAAATGGGTAGAGAAGCCGGCCTACTCCCCCGTCGACGCGGAGGGCTACATCGCGTTCCGGGAGTGGGCGCAGCGATTCTACGACCTCCCGCCGGAATCCTGA
- a CDS encoding amidohydrolase — MRVEDLILVSIDDHVIEPADMFEKHVPDRWKADAPRCVTGEDGVDTWSFQGMTATSVGLNAVVSWPKEEWGLEPTSFAEMRPGAYDVDERVRDMNRNGILASMCFPSFAGFNARFFHESKDHDLALIMLKAYNDWHVDEWCAAHPGRFIPLGIGPVWDSRGIADEVRRLSSKGCKAISMPELPHLMGLPSYHDMDYWGPFFQAASEEQVAMCLHIGQGFSALKTAPDGPLDNYIILSTQVSAIAANDLLWGPAMRRYPDLRIVWSEAGIGWIPFYLDRCDRHYENQVWLGNDFGGKLPSEVFRDRSLACFVTDRTALKVRHDIGMDMIAWECDFPHSDCIFPDAAEQLLDEMEDAGCTEQEMHQITWANTARFLDLDPFAVIPREQATVGALRALSPDVDTTIRSKTEWSKLYEERRSA, encoded by the coding sequence ATGCGCGTAGAAGACCTGATCCTCGTGAGCATCGACGACCACGTCATCGAGCCCGCCGACATGTTCGAGAAGCACGTCCCGGACCGGTGGAAGGCCGACGCACCCCGGTGCGTCACGGGCGAGGACGGGGTCGACACCTGGTCCTTCCAGGGGATGACCGCGACGTCGGTCGGATTGAACGCGGTCGTGAGCTGGCCGAAAGAGGAATGGGGCCTCGAGCCGACCTCGTTCGCCGAGATGCGTCCCGGCGCCTACGACGTGGACGAACGCGTGCGCGACATGAATCGCAACGGGATCCTGGCTTCGATGTGCTTCCCGTCGTTCGCCGGGTTCAATGCGCGGTTCTTCCACGAGTCCAAGGACCACGATCTCGCGCTGATCATGCTGAAGGCGTACAACGACTGGCACGTCGACGAATGGTGCGCCGCCCACCCGGGTCGTTTCATCCCGCTCGGGATCGGGCCCGTATGGGACTCACGGGGAATCGCCGACGAGGTCCGTCGCCTCTCGAGCAAGGGCTGCAAGGCGATCTCGATGCCCGAGCTGCCCCACCTGATGGGTCTGCCCAGCTACCACGACATGGACTACTGGGGCCCCTTCTTCCAGGCGGCGAGCGAGGAGCAGGTCGCGATGTGCCTGCACATCGGTCAGGGCTTCTCCGCCCTGAAGACCGCGCCGGACGGGCCGCTCGACAACTACATCATCCTCTCGACGCAGGTCTCCGCCATCGCGGCGAACGACCTGCTCTGGGGGCCCGCCATGCGGCGCTATCCGGATCTCCGGATCGTGTGGTCCGAGGCGGGAATCGGCTGGATCCCGTTCTACCTCGACCGCTGCGATCGTCACTACGAGAACCAGGTCTGGCTCGGCAACGATTTCGGCGGGAAGCTCCCGAGCGAGGTCTTCCGCGACCGCTCGCTCGCGTGCTTCGTGACCGATCGCACGGCCCTCAAGGTCCGCCACGACATCGGCATGGACATGATCGCGTGGGAGTGCGACTTCCCGCACTCGGACTGCATCTTCCCGGATGCCGCGGAGCAGCTCCTCGACGAGATGGAGGACGCGGGCTGCACCGAGCAAGAAATGCACCAGATCACGTGGGCCAACACGGCCCGCTTCCTCGATCTCGACCCCTTCGCCGTGATTCCCCGCGAGCAGGCGACCGTGGGTGCGCTGCGCGCGCTCTCGCCGGACGTCGACACGACCATCCGGTCGAAGACCGAGTGGTCGAAGCTCTACGAGGAGCGCAGAAGCGCCTGA
- a CDS encoding phosphotransferase family protein — protein sequence MSHAATSLKSSDLEGLVDPERLARWLDELGIAPGAAVRLDRISGGVSNESIGIERGDQRFVLRRPAKRALDGADRGMRREFRLLTALDATDVPHPRPVALCEDPDVAGGVAYLMDFVEGFAPSFGIPEPFASDRALAREIPLAAMSALGTLARVDWRDLGLSDFGKPEGFHDRQVARWIRQLEAYEPIAERSLEGLHDVGAWLDAHRPSDDDWAPGIMHGDYHEANVFIAPDPPARVAAILDWENSTIGDPLLDLASFVRLHESSGRGTPADRPALVARWEASSCRVAPDLQYWLTLSAFKLAIMVEGIYRRAMADPTRGNADAMGKAARNLTHEALEFTRD from the coding sequence ATGTCCCACGCCGCGACTTCGCTCAAGTCCAGCGACCTGGAAGGCCTGGTCGACCCCGAACGTCTCGCCCGCTGGCTCGACGAACTCGGCATCGCGCCCGGCGCCGCCGTCCGACTCGACCGAATCTCCGGCGGCGTCTCCAACGAGAGCATCGGCATCGAACGCGGGGACCAGCGCTTCGTGCTCCGGCGACCGGCCAAGCGAGCCCTCGACGGCGCGGATCGCGGCATGCGCCGAGAGTTCCGGCTGCTGACGGCCCTCGACGCGACGGACGTCCCCCATCCGCGCCCGGTCGCGCTCTGCGAGGATCCCGACGTCGCGGGGGGCGTCGCCTACCTGATGGATTTCGTCGAAGGATTCGCTCCGAGCTTCGGCATCCCCGAGCCCTTCGCGAGCGACCGCGCGCTCGCGCGGGAGATTCCGCTCGCCGCGATGTCCGCGCTCGGGACGCTCGCGCGCGTCGATTGGCGGGACCTCGGCCTGTCGGACTTCGGCAAGCCGGAAGGATTCCACGATCGGCAGGTCGCGAGGTGGATCCGGCAGCTCGAGGCCTACGAACCGATCGCGGAGCGCTCCCTCGAAGGCCTCCACGACGTCGGAGCCTGGCTCGATGCCCACCGACCCTCGGACGACGACTGGGCCCCGGGCATCATGCACGGCGACTACCACGAGGCCAACGTCTTCATCGCCCCGGATCCGCCCGCCCGGGTCGCGGCGATCCTCGACTGGGAGAATTCGACGATCGGCGATCCCCTGCTCGACCTGGCGAGCTTCGTCCGGCTCCACGAATCGAGCGGCCGGGGCACGCCAGCCGATCGACCGGCCCTCGTCGCGCGCTGGGAGGCGTCGAGCTGCCGCGTCGCTCCCGACCTCCAGTACTGGCTGACGCTCTCCGCCTTCAAGCTGGCGATCATGGTCGAGGGGATCTACCGGAGAGCCATGGCGGATCCGACGCGTGGCAATGCCGACGCGATGGGCAAGGCCGCGCGGAACCTCACCCACGAAGCACTGGAATTCACCCGGGACTGA
- a CDS encoding MFS transporter, giving the protein MNDDTMPAHGFSRAYVRYSLGLIFLVAVFNVCDRTIMSVLVPEIRADLELSDRQIGILMGPAFAVVHILAGIPIARLADRRSRRSIIAVGLFAWSVLTILQGLARNFGQLLVARMGVGIGEAAGAPPSHSLLADYASVSMRARALSLLQVGALCGMGLGMALGGYLNEIWGWRAAFVAVGVPGVALSLLVFFTLREPPRGVGDGASAATGASESMLDAALHLLRTPTYAWMLAGVSAAGIVSVGRNAWEPTFLREVYAMGSAEAGLTYFLISPVPSAFGTLAGGWLTDVLSRRDERWYFWIPALGSLVSVPCALGFLMWPEGDRLAGIPVGFYFGVLLSFAATGAMPAILAMGQSLAPPRMRAFSAALWSMIFTFVGMGLGPFFVGDLIERLRPEHGSEAIRFALAAASLAPVIATVFYLRASRTVVPDIERARRA; this is encoded by the coding sequence GTGAACGACGACACGATGCCCGCGCACGGCTTCTCCCGCGCCTACGTCCGATACTCACTCGGGCTGATCTTCCTGGTCGCCGTCTTCAACGTGTGCGACCGCACGATCATGTCGGTGCTCGTGCCCGAGATCCGCGCCGATCTCGAGCTGAGCGACCGCCAGATCGGCATTCTGATGGGACCGGCCTTCGCGGTCGTGCACATCCTGGCGGGCATCCCGATCGCCCGCCTCGCCGATCGCCGCTCGCGGCGTTCGATCATCGCCGTCGGCCTCTTCGCGTGGAGCGTCCTCACGATCCTGCAGGGCCTGGCGCGCAACTTCGGTCAGCTGCTCGTCGCGCGCATGGGCGTCGGGATCGGCGAGGCGGCGGGCGCGCCGCCGAGTCATTCGCTGCTCGCCGACTACGCTTCGGTCTCGATGCGCGCCCGTGCGCTCTCGTTGCTCCAGGTCGGCGCGCTCTGCGGAATGGGCCTCGGAATGGCGCTCGGCGGCTACCTCAACGAGATCTGGGGATGGCGCGCCGCCTTCGTCGCGGTCGGCGTGCCCGGGGTCGCGCTGTCGCTCCTCGTCTTCTTCACCCTTCGCGAGCCGCCGCGCGGCGTCGGCGACGGCGCGTCGGCGGCGACCGGTGCGAGCGAGTCGATGCTCGACGCCGCACTCCATCTGCTTCGGACGCCGACTTACGCGTGGATGCTCGCGGGCGTCTCGGCGGCGGGGATCGTGAGCGTCGGACGCAACGCCTGGGAACCGACCTTCCTGCGCGAGGTCTACGCGATGGGCTCCGCCGAGGCCGGGCTCACCTACTTCCTGATCTCGCCGGTCCCCTCCGCCTTCGGCACGCTCGCGGGGGGCTGGCTGACCGACGTGCTGAGCCGAAGGGACGAGCGATGGTACTTCTGGATCCCGGCGCTCGGGAGCCTGGTCTCCGTGCCGTGCGCGCTCGGCTTCCTGATGTGGCCGGAGGGCGACCGACTCGCCGGGATTCCCGTCGGCTTCTACTTCGGCGTGCTGCTCTCGTTCGCCGCGACGGGCGCGATGCCGGCGATCCTCGCGATGGGGCAGAGCCTCGCGCCGCCCCGCATGCGCGCCTTCTCTGCCGCGCTCTGGAGTATGATCTTCACCTTCGTCGGCATGGGCCTGGGCCCCTTCTTCGTCGGAGACCTGATCGAGCGGCTGCGACCCGAGCACGGCAGCGAGGCGATCCGGTTCGCGCTGGCCGCAGCGAGCCTCGCCCCCGTGATCGCCACGGTCTTCTATCTCAGGGCGTCTCGCACGGTCGTCCCGGACATCGAGCGCGCCCGGCGCGCCTAG